One window of Anaerolineales bacterium genomic DNA carries:
- a CDS encoding sulfoxide reductase heme-binding subunit YedZ has translation MKIFKLYTPLQIAIHLYAWSALAWIAIELLSGSFSINPIQELEQRTGRHAITLLVMSMLCTPLNTLIKYPELLKRRRTLGLYALMYATIHVLIFVNLDYGLAWSLIARTIFEKPYILVGATAFLMLIPLGITSFDVWKVRLGRNWKRLHQTVYLIGPLAVLHFAWSKKGDIFTLSGDIVRPLIYGLVLAIFLILRIPVVKKYIASLRTRGLSLRFKRNPEPKADAT, from the coding sequence ATGAAAATCTTCAAACTCTACACTCCCCTACAAATCGCAATTCATCTCTACGCCTGGTCAGCCCTCGCGTGGATCGCCATCGAATTGCTGTCCGGTTCGTTTTCCATAAACCCGATCCAGGAACTCGAGCAACGCACGGGCCGTCATGCGATCACGCTGCTGGTGATGTCCATGCTATGCACGCCGCTAAACACACTGATCAAATATCCCGAACTCCTTAAACGCCGCCGCACGCTCGGCTTATATGCCCTGATGTATGCGACGATCCATGTCCTGATCTTCGTCAACCTGGATTACGGTCTCGCGTGGAGTTTGATAGCCCGCACAATTTTCGAAAAGCCTTACATCCTCGTCGGCGCAACCGCCTTCCTCATGCTTATTCCGCTGGGCATTACTTCATTCGACGTCTGGAAAGTCCGTCTCGGCAGGAATTGGAAACGCCTTCATCAAACCGTATATCTCATCGGGCCGCTCGCCGTACTTCATTTTGCCTGGAGCAAGAAAGGCGATATCTTCACATTATCCGGCGATATCGTCCGCCCGTTGATCTATGGACTCGTCCTCGCGATTTTTCTTATCCTGCGGATTCCCGTTGTGAAGAAGTACATCGCTTCACTCCGGACACGGGGCTTGAGCCTGCGCTTCAAACGGAATCCCGAGCCGAAAGCGGATGCGACTTAA
- the msrP gene encoding protein-methionine-sulfoxide reductase catalytic subunit MsrP, producing MTHPYKSVPVRPSEITPKEVYLSRRDFIKAAGVIAGSVALAACAPEAAENTEAAAPAPDRPSFTDELGDMANTFEEITGYNNYYEFSTNKEAVKPLAENFNPSPWTVEVTGMVAKPKTFGIEDLLSIFTQEERIYRLRCVEAWSMVIPWNGFPLASLLKQVEPTSDAQYVRFETVYRPEEMKGQGSAFYPWPYQEGLRLDEAMNDLAILATGLYGEMMPNQNGAPIRLVVPWKYGFKSIKAIVKIELTDQRPNTLWNTVAPNEYGFYSNVNPNVDHPRWSQASERRIGELTRRETLMFNGYAEQVAHLYDGMNLSLHY from the coding sequence ATGACTCATCCATATAAATCCGTACCGGTTCGCCCATCCGAGATCACGCCCAAAGAGGTCTATCTCTCGCGGCGCGACTTCATCAAAGCCGCAGGTGTCATTGCCGGAAGTGTCGCGCTCGCCGCCTGCGCGCCGGAAGCGGCCGAAAACACCGAAGCCGCCGCGCCCGCACCTGACCGCCCGTCTTTCACCGACGAACTGGGTGACATGGCAAACACCTTCGAAGAGATCACCGGCTACAACAATTATTACGAGTTCAGCACCAATAAAGAAGCTGTAAAACCGCTGGCTGAGAATTTCAACCCCTCTCCTTGGACAGTGGAAGTGACCGGCATGGTCGCAAAACCCAAGACCTTCGGCATCGAAGACCTGCTCTCAATCTTCACGCAGGAGGAACGCATCTACCGTCTGCGATGCGTGGAGGCCTGGAGCATGGTCATTCCGTGGAACGGTTTCCCTCTTGCAAGCCTTTTGAAACAAGTCGAGCCGACATCCGACGCGCAATACGTCCGCTTTGAAACAGTTTACCGTCCCGAAGAGATGAAAGGGCAGGGCAGCGCGTTCTATCCCTGGCCCTACCAGGAAGGGCTGCGCCTCGACGAGGCCATGAACGACCTCGCCATTCTCGCCACCGGCTTGTACGGCGAAATGATGCCCAATCAGAACGGCGCGCCCATCCGCCTCGTCGTGCCTTGGAAATACGGATTCAAATCCATCAAAGCCATCGTCAAGATCGAGTTGACCGACCAGCGTCCCAACACCTTGTGGAATACTGTCGCGCCCAACGAATACGGCTTCTATTCCAACGTCAACCCGAACGTGGATCATCCGCGCTGGTCGCAGGCGTCTGAACGGCGTATCGGAGAACTCACCCGCCGTGAAACGCTCATGTTCAATGGCTACGCCGAGCAGGTCGCCCATCTGTATGACGGCATGAATCTGAGTTTGCACTATTAA
- a CDS encoding redoxin domain-containing protein, protein MTACSTPAESQPLEADIPQYAASLPDLGLAPELTNDTWLNVDSPLRLADLRGKVVALEMWTFGCYNCQNVMPSLKEWHSKYSGEGLVIIGNHYPEFSFEESLDNLQAAVLENGIEYAVAQDNDGKTWRAYDNRYWPTLYLIDKQGHIRYVHIGEGRYKETEAVIQALLEESYP, encoded by the coding sequence CTGACCGCGTGTTCGACTCCAGCGGAGTCACAACCATTGGAGGCTGACATTCCACAATACGCCGCCTCATTGCCCGACCTCGGGCTTGCTCCTGAACTAACGAACGATACCTGGCTGAATGTGGATTCTCCGCTCCGCCTCGCCGACTTACGCGGAAAAGTGGTCGCGCTCGAAATGTGGACGTTTGGCTGTTATAACTGCCAGAACGTGATGCCATCGCTCAAGGAATGGCATTCCAAATATTCCGGCGAAGGTTTGGTCATCATCGGCAATCATTATCCCGAATTTTCCTTTGAAGAGAGTTTGGACAACCTGCAAGCCGCCGTCCTCGAAAACGGAATCGAATACGCCGTGGCGCAGGACAACGACGGCAAAACCTGGCGCGCCTACGATAATCGCTACTGGCCCACCCTATACCTGATTGACAAACAAGGACACATTCGTTATGTTCACATCGGCGAAGGCAGATACAAGGAAACCGAAGCCGTCATTCAAGCCCTGCTCGAAGAGTCCTACCCGTAA
- a CDS encoding HAMP domain-containing protein, whose protein sequence is MKSSAILRFIAGVLLIFIISLAIFNMMMAPPMYELGLMALFLGITSLVSALAGYAAYRFGWLTLSPALRWSLLGVYALSSLLTFFNVWFSAQMMFASQHDLLLAIVLLVFAGGMAMALGYFLSSTITDRVNQLKGAAGKLAEGDLKTRVPVHGRDEVAMLAKTFNQMAEQLEVADAKQREMEKMRSELLAWVGHDLQTPLASIRAILEALEDGVVEDPETIKRYLNTAQRDVRSLSALIDDLFQMAQLNAGGFQLERANSSLADLISDTLESFAELAARQNIRLAGSVDPQVDPVDMDTRRIGRVLNNLIGNAIRHTPADGEIKVTARRTNRGVEVSVADSGEGIRPEDLPHIFDGFYRGEKSRSRSTGGAGLGLAISRGIVQAHGDDIHVESQAGQGSRFTFHIP, encoded by the coding sequence ATGAAATCTTCCGCCATTCTTCGTTTTATTGCAGGCGTGCTGCTCATCTTCATCATTTCGCTCGCCATCTTCAACATGATGATGGCGCCGCCGATGTACGAACTCGGCTTGATGGCGCTTTTCCTCGGCATCACGTCACTGGTTTCGGCTCTGGCGGGATATGCCGCCTATCGCTTCGGCTGGTTAACTCTTTCGCCCGCATTGCGTTGGTCGCTGTTGGGCGTGTACGCGCTTTCGAGTTTGCTGACCTTTTTCAACGTCTGGTTCTCGGCGCAGATGATGTTCGCCAGCCAGCACGATTTGCTGCTTGCAATCGTGCTGCTCGTCTTTGCAGGCGGGATGGCAATGGCGCTCGGCTATTTTCTTTCGTCAACCATCACTGACCGCGTCAATCAACTGAAAGGCGCGGCGGGGAAACTGGCGGAAGGCGACCTGAAGACCCGCGTCCCTGTGCATGGGCGGGATGAAGTTGCCATGCTCGCGAAAACCTTCAATCAGATGGCGGAACAACTCGAAGTTGCAGACGCCAAACAACGTGAAATGGAAAAGATGCGTTCCGAGCTGCTCGCCTGGGTTGGGCATGATTTGCAAACTCCGCTCGCGTCCATCCGCGCGATTCTCGAAGCGTTGGAAGACGGCGTGGTGGAAGATCCAGAAACGATCAAGCGGTATCTCAACACGGCACAGCGCGACGTGCGCTCATTGTCGGCGTTGATCGACGACCTATTCCAAATGGCGCAATTGAACGCAGGCGGATTCCAACTGGAACGCGCGAATTCATCGCTGGCTGACCTCATCTCCGACACGCTCGAATCTTTTGCAGAACTCGCGGCGCGGCAAAATATCAGATTGGCGGGAAGTGTTGACCCACAAGTTGACCCGGTGGATATGGATACCCGCCGCATCGGGCGCGTGTTGAATAATCTCATAGGCAACGCCATCCGCCACACACCCGCTGACGGGGAGATAAAAGTCACTGCGCGCCGAACCAACCGCGGCGTGGAAGTAAGCGTCGCAGATTCAGGCGAAGGCATCCGCCCGGAAGACCTTCCGCATATTTTTGACGGCTTCTATCGCGGAGAAAAATCACGCAGCCGCTCCACAGGCGGAGCCGGGTTGGGTCTCGCCATCTCGCGCGGAATCGTGCAGGCGCACGGCGATGATATTCATGTTGAAAGCCAAGCCGGTCAAGGCAGCCGATTCACATTTCATATCCCCTAA
- a CDS encoding response regulator transcription factor translates to MNETRVLVVEDEPSLAEVVSLYLKRAGYQVQIAADGKQAMAILEKQIPEFVILDLMLPEVDGLSLTGWLRDRSNVPIIMVTARREEIDRIAGLEMGADDYVVKPFSPQELVSRVRAVLRRTGWEQAGAEPERDLSFQDIHISPVTRTVTVHESPIELTAKEFDLLYLLARHPRQVFTREQLLERVWGGAEYIDPGTVTVHVRRLREKIESDPSSPSRLLTVWGVGYKFEP, encoded by the coding sequence ATGAATGAAACGCGCGTCCTCGTTGTGGAGGATGAACCCAGCCTCGCGGAAGTGGTCAGCCTCTACTTAAAACGCGCCGGGTATCAGGTACAGATCGCGGCGGACGGGAAACAGGCGATGGCGATTCTGGAAAAGCAAATTCCGGAATTCGTCATTTTGGATCTGATGCTCCCCGAAGTTGACGGTCTTTCCCTGACCGGCTGGCTGCGTGACCGTTCAAATGTGCCCATCATCATGGTGACGGCGCGGCGCGAGGAAATCGACCGCATCGCCGGTCTCGAAATGGGCGCGGACGATTACGTGGTCAAGCCGTTCAGTCCGCAGGAGTTGGTCAGCCGTGTTCGGGCGGTGCTAAGGCGCACTGGATGGGAGCAAGCCGGGGCGGAGCCTGAGCGCGATCTATCTTTTCAAGATATTCACATCAGCCCGGTCACCCGCACGGTGACGGTGCATGAGTCGCCCATCGAATTGACCGCGAAAGAATTCGATCTGCTGTATCTTTTGGCACGACATCCCAGACAAGTCTTCACGCGCGAGCAATTGCTGGAGCGTGTGTGGGGCGGCGCGGAGTACATCGATCCCGGCACAGTGACGGTTCACGTGCGCCGCTTGCGCGAGAAAATAGAAAGCGACCCATCGTCGCCGTCACGCCTGCTGACGGTGTGGGGCGTGGGATATAAATTCGAGCCATGA
- a CDS encoding TlpA family protein disulfide reductase, whose protein sequence is MKLRTTFFSIVLLTTILVTACGVPAEDAMMDKPTEEAMHDTMMTEETMDESMATEEAMMDDNPAGDAMMESPAWFSVALTNVRTGETFTIQDLKGKVILVETMAVWCSNCLRQQGQVKELHGLLGERDDFVSIGLDIDPNEDASKLKDFVDAQGFNWLYAVSPAEVSRDLSSLYGDQFLNPPSTPMLVIDRHGVVHPLPFGIKSAEALLNFIQPLLDENM, encoded by the coding sequence ATGAAACTACGAACCACCTTTTTCAGCATCGTCTTGTTGACCACGATCCTCGTCACTGCCTGTGGCGTGCCAGCCGAGGATGCGATGATGGACAAGCCGACGGAAGAAGCCATGCACGATACGATGATGACCGAAGAAACGATGGACGAAAGCATGGCAACCGAAGAAGCCATGATGGATGATAATCCCGCCGGGGACGCCATGATGGAAAGCCCTGCCTGGTTCAGCGTTGCGTTGACGAATGTTCGCACCGGTGAGACCTTCACTATTCAAGACCTCAAAGGCAAGGTCATTCTGGTGGAGACGATGGCGGTTTGGTGTTCGAACTGTTTGCGCCAGCAGGGACAAGTGAAGGAATTGCATGGTCTGCTTGGCGAACGCGATGATTTCGTCAGCATTGGGTTGGATATCGACCCGAACGAAGATGCCTCCAAACTCAAGGATTTTGTGGATGCGCAGGGCTTTAACTGGTTGTATGCCGTCTCGCCTGCGGAAGTTTCGCGCGATCTCTCTTCACTCTACGGTGACCAGTTCCTCAACCCGCCGTCCACACCGATGCTTGTCATTGACCGGCACGGCGTCGTCCACCCGCTGCCATTTGGCATCAAAAGCGCGGAAGCCTTGTTGAATTTCATCCAGCCCTTGCTCGACGAGAACATGTAA
- a CDS encoding cytochrome c biogenesis protein CcdA, whose amino-acid sequence METILTSLSLGLLATTSPCVLPLYPGFLAYLSGGQEKLQNKTARYLLGFFVLAGVLTMMLALGAVIALLSISIGQALAFVIPVADLIIILFGVLLLLNINPFKKLPQIQVPLLSHPFANAFVYGLLYGPIALPCSGPLVVSIFALSLTVADALGKLNVFLWFGLGFGIPLLLLSFLSGVAQRWITRQFAMRARLINFISGMLLLGVGTYDFYINWELIQSYF is encoded by the coding sequence ATGGAAACCATCCTCACCTCCCTTTCGCTCGGCTTGCTAGCCACCACCAGCCCGTGTGTGCTGCCGTTATATCCGGGCTTCCTCGCCTATCTCAGCGGCGGACAGGAAAAACTGCAAAACAAAACCGCCCGGTATCTACTCGGCTTCTTCGTGCTGGCTGGCGTGCTGACCATGATGCTCGCGCTTGGAGCCGTCATTGCCTTGCTGTCCATTTCAATCGGACAGGCGTTGGCGTTCGTCATCCCCGTTGCCGATCTCATCATCATTTTGTTTGGCGTGCTGCTACTCTTGAACATCAACCCCTTCAAGAAACTTCCCCAAATCCAGGTGCCGCTGCTTTCACATCCCTTTGCGAATGCGTTCGTTTATGGCTTGCTTTACGGTCCCATCGCGTTGCCGTGTTCCGGTCCTTTGGTTGTGAGCATCTTTGCATTATCGCTCACTGTCGCCGATGCGCTCGGGAAGTTGAATGTCTTCCTCTGGTTCGGCTTGGGATTCGGAATTCCGCTCCTGCTGTTATCATTCCTCTCCGGTGTCGCCCAACGCTGGATCACGCGCCAGTTCGCCATGCGCGCGCGTCTGATCAACTTCATCAGCGGCATGCTTTTATTGGGAGTTGGTACCTACGATTTCTACATCAACTGGGAGTTAATTCAATCCTATTTCTAA
- a CDS encoding Type 1 glutamine amidotransferase-like domain-containing protein translates to MGCLILEGGAEFGGRMSEPDLRGIDLAGGFDAPIAILPTAAAPDNNHKRAGINGVRWFQSLGAKNVFSLDVIDSKSANDAVLAASIRTSKLIYLLGGFPRHLGETLKDSVCWSAALEVHQNGAVIAGSSAGAMVLCEHYYDPYERKLLRGLNLLPNACVLPHHNQFGKAWANQMRQMLPEAVLIGIDEATGMVNDASGKWQVYGGGEVTLYRTGSTVGYGGGETFSL, encoded by the coding sequence ATGGGTTGCCTCATCCTCGAAGGCGGCGCTGAGTTTGGCGGACGCATGTCCGAGCCGGACTTGCGCGGCATCGATCTGGCTGGCGGCTTCGATGCGCCGATCGCCATCCTCCCAACCGCCGCCGCGCCGGATAACAATCACAAACGGGCGGGGATCAATGGTGTGCGCTGGTTTCAAAGCCTTGGCGCGAAGAATGTTTTTTCGCTGGATGTGATTGATTCAAAGTCTGCAAACGATGCCGTCCTTGCCGCCTCAATTCGGACCTCGAAACTGATCTATTTGCTGGGAGGTTTTCCACGTCATTTGGGCGAGACGTTGAAGGACAGCGTGTGTTGGTCTGCCGCGTTGGAGGTGCATCAAAATGGCGCGGTCATCGCCGGGAGCAGCGCCGGGGCGATGGTGCTGTGCGAGCATTATTACGACCCTTATGAAAGGAAATTATTGCGCGGCTTGAACCTGCTTCCCAATGCCTGCGTCCTGCCGCACCACAATCAATTCGGTAAGGCGTGGGCAAACCAAATGAGACAAATGCTGCCCGAAGCCGTGTTGATCGGAATCGACGAAGCGACGGGCATGGTGAATGACGCGAGCGGCAAATGGCAAGTTTACGGCGGCGGGGAGGTGACGCTTTACCGAACCGGATCAACTGTCGGCTATGGGGGAGGCGAAACATTCTCGCTTTAG
- a CDS encoding STAS domain-containing protein gives MSEMLKIIKSADRITTLRLDGKLDGQTEGELVDAARAEFDSGARFLLLDFGGLQLITSAGLRALHTIFKIYTPDAEIIAWKKEHSGETYKSSYFKIAQPAPDIHYVLSISGFVNSIYIFPTLQEALDSFSS, from the coding sequence ATGTCGGAAATGTTGAAAATTATCAAGTCGGCAGACAGGATAACCACCCTGCGCCTGGATGGAAAACTGGACGGCCAGACCGAGGGTGAACTTGTTGACGCCGCCCGCGCCGAATTCGATTCCGGCGCCCGGTTCCTGCTGCTGGATTTCGGCGGATTGCAATTGATCACCAGCGCAGGCTTGCGCGCCCTGCACACCATTTTCAAGATCTACACCCCTGACGCGGAGATCATCGCCTGGAAAAAGGAACATTCAGGGGAGACCTATAAGTCGTCTTATTTCAAGATCGCCCAGCCCGCGCCGGATATCCATTATGTGCTGAGCATCTCCGGATTCGTGAATAGCATTTACATCTTCCCCACTTTGCAGGAAGCGCTCGACTCGTTTTCATCCTAG